From a region of the Rhipicephalus microplus isolate Deutch F79 chromosome X, USDA_Rmic, whole genome shotgun sequence genome:
- the LOC119161902 gene encoding aurora kinase A-B isoform X2, whose amino-acid sequence MRGVSRDVSRTCVGSEREPLRDDIRHPNILCLFNWFHDETRVYLILEYAPQGELYKQLTSARRFTDKRAATYIYQLCDALKVCHAQNVIHRDIKPENLLVGINGEIKIADFGWSVHAPSSRRATMCGTLDYLPPEMIEAAPYNEKVDHWALGILIYEFLVGKPPFESPTMHETYRRIRECKVQFPPYVSAEARDLIGKLLRKCPSERISLDEVKVHPWVVNNADTTVVCKTL is encoded by the exons ATGCGTGGAGTCTCTCGGGACGTTTCGCGCACGTGCGTCGGGAGTGAGAGAGAACCTCTCCGAGACGACATAAG GCACCCGAACATCCTGTGCCTGTTCAACTGGTTCCACGATGAGACGAGGGTCTATCTGATCCTGGAATATGCGCCTCAGGGCGAACTCTACAAGCAGCTTACTTCGGCCAGGCGTTTCACTGACAAGAGAGCTGCCACT TACATCTACCAGCTCTGCGATGCGCTCAAGGTCTGCCATGCACAAAACGTCATCCACCGCGACATCAAGCCGGAAAATCTTCTCGTCGGCATTAATGGCGAGATTAAGATTGCAGACTTCGGCTGGTCCGTGCATGCACCTTCATCCAG GCGGGCCACAATGTGCGGCACGCTGGATTACCTGCCACCTGAGATGATTGAAGCTGCCCCCTACAACGAGAAGGTGGACCACTGGGCCCTCGGCATTCTCATCTACGAGTTCTTGGTGGGCAAGCCCCCCTTTGAGTCGCCCACGATGCACGAGACGTACCGGCGCATACGCGAGTGCAAGGTGCAGTTCCCTCCGTACGTAAGCGCCGAGGCACGGGACCTAATTGGCAAG CTTCTGAGAAAATGCCCGTCTGAGCGCATATCCCTGGACGAAGTCAAGGTCCACCCGTGGGTTGTGAACAACGCAGACACTACAGTCGTGTGCAAGACCTTGTAG
- the LOC119161902 gene encoding aurora kinase A-B isoform X1, protein MFKSQLQKSGMEHQLRREIEIQSHLRHPNILCLFNWFHDETRVYLILEYAPQGELYKQLTSARRFTDKRAATYIYQLCDALKVCHAQNVIHRDIKPENLLVGINGEIKIADFGWSVHAPSSRRATMCGTLDYLPPEMIEAAPYNEKVDHWALGILIYEFLVGKPPFESPTMHETYRRIRECKVQFPPYVSAEARDLIGKLLRKCPSERISLDEVKVHPWVVNNADTTVVCKTL, encoded by the exons ATGTTCAAGTCTCAGCTTCAGAAGAGCGGAATGGAGCATCAACTTCGACGGGAGATTGAGATCCAGTCTCATCTCAG GCACCCGAACATCCTGTGCCTGTTCAACTGGTTCCACGATGAGACGAGGGTCTATCTGATCCTGGAATATGCGCCTCAGGGCGAACTCTACAAGCAGCTTACTTCGGCCAGGCGTTTCACTGACAAGAGAGCTGCCACT TACATCTACCAGCTCTGCGATGCGCTCAAGGTCTGCCATGCACAAAACGTCATCCACCGCGACATCAAGCCGGAAAATCTTCTCGTCGGCATTAATGGCGAGATTAAGATTGCAGACTTCGGCTGGTCCGTGCATGCACCTTCATCCAG GCGGGCCACAATGTGCGGCACGCTGGATTACCTGCCACCTGAGATGATTGAAGCTGCCCCCTACAACGAGAAGGTGGACCACTGGGCCCTCGGCATTCTCATCTACGAGTTCTTGGTGGGCAAGCCCCCCTTTGAGTCGCCCACGATGCACGAGACGTACCGGCGCATACGCGAGTGCAAGGTGCAGTTCCCTCCGTACGTAAGCGCCGAGGCACGGGACCTAATTGGCAAG CTTCTGAGAAAATGCCCGTCTGAGCGCATATCCCTGGACGAAGTCAAGGTCCACCCGTGGGTTGTGAACAACGCAGACACTACAGTCGTGTGCAAGACCTTGTAG